Sequence from the Actinomyces slackii genome:
GCGGTTGATGGAGATCACAGGCGCTTGCCCTCCCGGATGAGCAGGATGATGAGGAGGATGCCGCCGATCAGCTCGATGACGACGGACAGGACGGTGGACCAGGCCAGTAGGTGGTGGAGGATGGCCTGGCCGCCCACCAGGGTGACCATGGCGCACAGGGCGGCCATGGGCAGGATGACGGCGTGCTGGTAGCTCCCCGATAGCCGGTAGGCCAGGTGCGCCACGAGCAGGCCGAAGAAGGTGATGGGCCCGACCATGGCGGTGGACACCGAGACGAGCACGGAGATGGCCACCATGGCACGCAGCATCTCGCGGTCGTAATCCACGCCCAGGGACACCGCCAGCGGACGGCCCAGGAGCATGACATCCAGGGTGCGCCGCCGCCACCACAGGGCTCCCGAGACCAGGGCGACGATCCCTCCGCCGGCCCACAGCAGCTCCTCGCTGACCCCATTGAAGGAGGCGAAGAGCCGGTCCTGCAGGATGAGGAACTCGTTGGGGTCCATGATGCGCTGGAGGAAGACGGTGATGGAGCGCAGCAGGGTGCCCAGGATGATGCCTGACAGGACCAGGACATGGACCTCGCGCCCGCCGCGCAGCAGCGGGCCGATGAGCAGCAGGGAGGCACCCACCATGATCACCGTCATCGCCGCGAACTGGGTCAGGCTGGAGACAGTGGCCAGGACCTCGCCCCCGAGCATCATGATGACCAGGGTCTGGATGAGCGCGTAGAGCGCGTCGAGCCCCATGATGGAGGGAGTCAGGATGCGGTTGGCGGTGATGGTCTGGAAGACCACGGTGGAGATGGCGATAGCCCAGCCCACGATGAGCAGGGCGAGCAGCGTGGGCAGGCGGATCTCCAGGATCGCGATGAGACTGCGCGCCTCATAGCCCAGGAGGAAGGCTGCGCAGGCCGCAACCAGCAGGACGGCGATGAGCAGGCGCACCCCCGGGTGCATCCGCGCGGTGGTTGGAGCGGCGGTCGGCGCCGCGCCGCGGGTCAGAGCCTCCGGTGGTCTCATCGGGTCCTCCGCAGCAGCAGGATGAGGAAGAGCAGGGAGCCGACGATGCCCATGATGACTCCCGCGGAGATCTCGTAGGGGCGGATGAGCAGGCGCCCGACGACATCGCAGGCCAGCACCATGGCAGCGCCGCCCACCGCCACCCAGGGCAGGGAGCGGCGCAGGTTGTCGCCCACGATGAGGGAGACGATATTGGGCACCACCAGCCCCAGGAAGGGAAGGGCGCCCACGACCACGACGGTCACCGCACTGGTGATCGCCACAATGGCCAGCCCCAGGGCCATGGTGCGGTCATAGGCCAGTCCCAGACCGACGGCGTGGTCGCGGCCCAGCCCCGCCAGGGTCAGGCGATCGGCGGCGAGCCAGGTGATCAGCGCCACCAGGCCCACGCCCCACAGCAGCTCGTAGCGGCCCGCCACGATGGTGGACAGGTCCCCGCTGGTCCACGCGCCCAAGGACTGCATGAGGTCCATGCGCCAGGCAACGAAGGTGGTGGCGGCCTCCACGACGCCGGCCATCATGATTCCCACCAGGGGGACGACGACGTCGTCGGGCCGGTGAGTTGGCAGGCGCCGCAGGAGCCACAGGAAGAAGGCCGACCCCGCCATGGCGGCAACCGCCCCGAAGGCCATCTTGGTGCCCACGGCGGCTCCTGGGGTGAGGATGGTGGCCGCCAGCAGGCCGGCGGCGGCGAACTGGACGGTGCCGGTGGTCGAGGGCGCCACGAAGCGGTTGCGCACCAGCAGCTGCATGAGGGCCCCGGCCATGGCCAGGGCGGCGCCGGAAAGCGCCGCCGCGGCGGTGCGGGGGATGCGCGAGACGATGAGCACGCGCGCATCGCGCCCCTGCGCCCCACCCTCCAGCAGGCCCCCCACGGTGATGTCGGCGCTGCCCACGCACACCGATACCAGGGCCAGGAGGATCAGGGTGAGGAGCGTGGCGGCCAGGATCGGTCGGTGGCGGCGGGCCGGCTCCGGGCCCGCGGAGCTGAGTGCCCGCGGGCCCGGAGCCTTGGCGGTGGTGGCCGTCAAGGGGGATATCATGCCTTGATGGCGGTCTTGATCTCGTCGACCATGATCGGGGCGTTGTTGAGCCCCGCGCCCACGATGTACCAGCTCTGACCATCCAGGTAGACGACCTGGTTCTTGGTCCAGGCGGTGGTGGAGGTGACGAGCTCGGTGTTGAGAACCTCCTTGGCGGCCTGTCCGCTCTCCCCGATGGCGGCGTCACGATCGACGACGAAGAGCCAGTCGGGGTTGGCCTGGTTGACGGCCTCCAAGGAGACGGAGTCGCCGTGGGTGGCGGCCTTGACGTCCTCAATGGCGGGAGCCACGCCCAGGTCATCGTGGATGAGGCCGAAGCGCGAGCCGGGACCGTACGCAGAGATCTTGCCTCCCGAGGTCATGAGGATCAGGCCCTTTCCAATGCCCGAGGCCTTGGCCTTGACCTGCTCGGCCTTGGTCTTGTAGGCGTCCACAACCTCGGTGGCCTTGGCGGTGACGCCGAATACCGACCCCAGTAGATCGGCGGCCCCGGTCAGGCGCTCGGTGAAGGCGGTCTCGCGTCCTCCGGGCATGAGGATAGTGGTGAACTTCTCGGCCATGGCCTCGTAGGAATCCTCCGCGCGGCCGCCCACGATGACCAGGTCGGGCTCGAGGCTCGCCACCTTCTCGATGTCGGGCTCATGGAAGCTGCCGACGACCTCGGCCGAGCCGTAGGAGTCCCCCAGCTTCATGGGCAGGCTGTCTCCGCCCGAGACGATGCCGACGACGCGGTCGGCCAGCCCCAGGGCCACCAGGCTGTCCATCGTGGTGATGTCGAGCACGACAACCTTCTTGGGCTCAGCCTCAATGGTGACCTCACCCTTGCCGTCGGTAACGGTCAGCGGGTAGGTGACCGCCTCGGCGGAGGCGCTCGAGGCTGCGCCCGGGGCAGAGGAGCCCGAGGTCTCACCGGAGGGGGCGGTGCTGGCGCCGGAGGAGGCCGAGGCGCCGGATTCACCCGAGGAGCAAGCGGCGAGGGTGGCGGCAGCGCCGACTGCGGCGAGTGACAGGAAGTATCGACGAGTGCTCATGGTGCTCCTAGGGATTTGATTTTCATCATGCAGTGCTTGTCTAGCAAGGTTAGCCTTACATATCCAGCAAGGATCGGCCAAGTCCTCCGTGACTGTGTCATCTCCCCCACCGATTTCCCTGGTGAACTCGAGTGCCGGTTTCACCCCGGAGGTCCGGCACTGGTAGAGTCCCGGCTCGGGCCCCGGTAGCTCAGTGGATAGAGCGTCTGCCTCCGGAGCAGAAGGTCGCAGGTTCGAATCCTGTCCGGGGCGCCAGTCATGGAGCCCCCGCCATCGGCGGGGGCTCCATCTTTCCTGCGGGCGATGCGGGCAGCGCGGCGGCCGCGGCTATGGCCGGCAGGGCCGGCCGGCGGCCACGGCAGTCTCGGGGCGGGGCGGGCCGGATAGCTCCTTGGTGGCCAGGGTGGGGACATCGGTCATGATGGCATCCACGTTGAGCGCGGCCATGCGGTGCATCTCCTCGGGGGTGTTGACATCCCAGACATGCACCTCCAGCCCCTCGGTGTGCGCGGCCGCCACGAAGCGCCTGGTGACCACCGGCACCCCGCGGTAGGCGGGGGGAACCTGGACGGCGTCGACCCTGCCGCGAGTCCAGCCCCACCGGGTGTGCGGGAGGGGAACGGCCGCCTCGCTGAGGAGCATGAGCCCCATGACATCGGCGACGCCCAGCGCGGTCGTGGCCCTGGGCTCCTGGCGGCGCAGCATGGCCAGGCGGCGGGCGGAGAAGGAGACGAACCGCGTGCGCCCCAGGGCATCGGCGTCGCGCACGGCCTGGAGCGCGGGCTGGACGACCTCGGACTCCTTGAGGTCCACGTTGAAGCACAGCTCCGGGTGATGGGCCAGCGCATCGGACAGGCGCACGAATCCGCGGCGATCCCCGGCGTCCAGATCAGCGAGCTCGGCCCACATGACCTCCTGGATGCGGCGGGGGTCCCCCGCCGCGCGCAGCAGGTCCTCGTCATGGGCCAGGACCACGACGCCGTCGGCGGTGGCGCGCAGATCGGTCTCCATCCACTCCAGGCCCAGCCTGGCGACATGCTCAACAGCGGTCCAGGTGTTCTCCGGAACCTCACGTGCTCCACCGCGGTGCGGGATGACGGCGGGGCGGCCTCTACGTGCCACGGTTACCTGCCTCTCAGGAGCAGTCGGTGGTCAGTTCGACAGCCTTGTGGGACTGGAGCCAGCCCCAGGGCTCGACGGTGGACTCATCCGCGGTGTCATCGGCCGTGCGGATCTCGAAGTGGAGGTGCGGGCCCGAGGAGCGGCCGGTGTTGCCCACACCGGCGATGTGCTGGCCGGCGGTGACGGTGTCCCCCGCCTTGACGTGGATGCCGTCCTCGTACATGTGGAGGTAGCTGGAGTACCAGGTCTGGCCGTCGATCTCGTGCTTGATGGTGATGGTCCCGGTGCCGTCCACCATGCCCGCCGTGGTCACGGTCCCGCCGGCCACCGCGTAGATGGCGGTGCCCACGGGAGCGGAGAAGTCCTGGCCGGCGTGGAGCTTGAGGATCCCCAGCGTGGGGTGGATGCGGTAGCCGTACTCCGAGGAGATGGTGTAGGTGTCCGGGAGCATCGGGTAGAAGAGCTCGGGCGCCGAGGCGAAGGCGGCGGTGTCGCCGGAGGCCCCGGTCTCCGAGGAGCAGGTCTTGGCGGCGTTCTGGTAGGCCTCGCGGATGCGGGCGCGGGTCGCAGCGTCCGGCACGTTGGACAGCGCGTCCTCGCCCTCGTCATCCCAGTCCGCATCCGATCCCAGGACCGCCGCGGCCACGGAGGAGGAGCGGGTCGTGGCCCGCGGCTGCGCCTGGGACTCGGAGTCCTGGGAGGCTAACGCGGCGTTGGTCAGGTACCCGCTGACCGGGGCGATCACCGTCGCCACCGCCAGGACCGTGAGAACCGCGGTGCGCCCCAGCACGCCGACCCCCCTGCGCCCGGCCGACGGCCTGGCAGGCGAGGGCCCGCGTGAGGCTGACCGGGAACGACGATTGGCGGCCTCCCTGGCAGCGCGGCGCTTGCGGGTGAGTTCGGGGACCTGGACCGTGTCGGCGCGGCGGAACTCCTCCAACTCGCGGGAGAAGCGGATCTCGCGCGGCTCCGAGCCCTTCTCCGGCCAGGAGTACTCAGGGTCCTCGTCCTGCGAGGCGGTCGGCTGGGCCTCGGTGCGCTCCGCGACCGCGGCGGGCTCGGCGTGGGCGTCATCCTGCGGTGCGTCCTGCCGGGCGGAGGCGCGCAGAGAGGGTCGAGGAGTCGGTGAGGCGTCGGGGGCGCCCAGGGGCCAGCCTCCCGCGACCTGGGTCCACGGGTCTTGCGCGCCGGCAGGGGCGGGCGTGGCGGGCACAGCGGGCACGGCCGCCGGCGTCGCCGATAACGCGGCTGATGAGTCATCGACCGCCTGCGGGGCCGCCTGCGGAATCTGGGGCTCGGCCGCCTGGGAAGTCTGGGGCTCGGCCGCCTGCGGGGCCCGAGGAGCGGTTGTCTGAGTCGTCTGAGGGGCCTGGAGCGAGGCCTGCCGCCGGGTCTGGGAACGAGCCTGAGAAGCAGCAGCCCCCTCGGGGGTCTGCCCGGGACGCTGCTGGGCCTTGGCGGCCTCCATGCGACGACGGGCCATGCGCGTCATGGGAGCCGGGGACGCTGCGGCCTGGCCCTGCGACATCGGCTGCGCCACCGTGTGCGCCTCTGCTGCCTGGACGGAGGTGGCCCGGAGCGGGGCACCGTGAGAGGAGGGGGCTAAGGCGGAAGAAGAAGGGGCGGGACGGCCAGCAGCACTGGCAGCACTGGTCCCGGGGTCCTGGAGCCGGTGGCTCGGGGAGGCCTGCGCGAGCCTGAGGCCGGCGGCGGCAACCGAGTCGGAGGCCGCCTCGGGAGCGGCAGTGCTGGAAGTGGCCCTGGAAGCGGGCGCCGACGGGGCGGGGATCGACGTCGCCCCGGGGACTGTGGCACGTGACGACGCGGACTCCGGCGCCGGACCGGCCGATGAGGCACCGGCCTGCCCGTGCGCGAGGGCCCGAGCAGCCTCCGCGGCGCGCTCAGCCTCACGACGCTGGCGCCGGCTCATGGGCTGTGTGGTCACGCTGTGGGCCTCCATATGGCTGTTAAGTCCTTCGCCCGGGAGGGCGATTCGTCGATTGCCGCACTACACGATACGTCGGCGTCGGCTCCTTGTCTGCCGGAACCATAGCGGGGCCGGAGCACTGTGAACAGGACAAGGATCACACGCGATCGGACCCCCGATGCTGGCCGCCAGCGCGGCGCGCTCGCACGGAGCGCGGGCCGCTGGTCGCACTGCGCGCCGGAGGGGCCGCCCGCGCGGCGATCCCCCTTAAATCACGGTGCTCCCAGTGCTCAGCCGCGACGCTGGTGCTCCTCGCGCTGCATGGCATCGTGAACCTCGCCGACCAACTCTTCGAGGATGTCCTCCAAGAAGAGCACGCCCACGAGTCGTCCCTCGTGATCCTCGACTCGTCCCAGATGGGCTCCGGTGCGCTGCATGGCGGCCAGGGCGTCCTCCACCTCATCGTCGCGGGAGACCTGGACCAGGGCCCGGGCCCGCCAGGCGGGAACGGGCAGGACGCGTTCCTGGCCCTCGGCGTACAGGACGTCCTTGAGGTGCAGGTAGCCGGTGATGGCAGGGGCCTGATCGGCAGCGGCGGTTGAGCCGGTTGAGCCGTCCTGCTGCGGTCCCGGGTCGGCCACCAGGGGGAAGCGGGAGTAGCCGGTGGAGGCCACGGCCCGCTCCACGTCCTCGGGCGTGCAGTCCTGGGGCAGCGTCACCAGCTCGCCCAGGGGCACCATCACGCTGCCGGCAGTCTCCTCGGAGAACTCCAGGGCGCCGCTGAGCAGGCCCGTGGAGTCCTCCAGGACCCCCTCGGCGGTGGAGCGCTCGACGATGGAGGCCACCTCCTGGGCGTTGAAGGTCGCCGAGACCTCCTCCTTGGTCTCGATGCCCACCAGATGCAGAACGCCGTTGGCGAAGCCGTTGAGCCCGTTGATGACCGGGCCCATGATCCGCGAGATGCGCACCAGGGGCGGGGCCAGCCACAGCACGGCCCGCTCAGGGGAGGCGATGGAGATGTTCTTGGGCACCATCTCGCCGGCCACCACGTGGAGGTAGACCACGATCACCAGGGCGATGACCACGGCGATGGCATGCGAGGCCGCCTCCCCCAGGCCGACGGCATGCACCCAGGGCTCCAGCGCGTGGGCGATGGCGGGCTCGGCCACCACCCCCAGGCCCGTAGAGCACAGGGTGACCCCCAGCTGGGCGGTGGCCAGCATGCGCGAGACGTTCTGCAGGGCCCACAGGGAGGTCGCCGCCCGCGCGTCACCGGCCTGCGCCAGGGGCTCGAGCTGGCTGCGCCGCGCGGAGGTCACGGCGAACTCCGCCCCCACGAAGAAGGCGTTGCCGGCCAGCAGCGCCACGGTGATGATCAAGGCCAGGGGCGTGCTCATGACTCCGCCCCCTGCTGCGCACCGTGCGCATCGGACTCGCCCTCCAGGGGGCGCACGAGCAGGCGGGTGACGCGACGCGACTCCATGGCGTCCACGCTCAGCACCGCGCGATCCAGGGCGATGGTGTCGCCCACCTGCGGGATGCGTCCCAGCTGGCTCATGACCAGGCCCGCCAGGGTCTCATAGGGCCCCCCATCGGGCACCTGGATGCCGGTGCGGCTGGCCAGCTCGTCGGGGCGCATCCAGCCGGGCACGGACCAGCGTCCCGAGGGGTCCAGATGGGCGCCGGAGCGGCGGCGGTCGTGCTCGTCGGCGACGTCGCCCACGACCTCCTCAACCGCGTCCTCCAGGGTCACCACTCCAGCGGTCCCCCCGTACTCGTCGACGACGACGGCCATCTGCGATCCCTGGGCGCGCAGCTCGACCAGGAGATCGGCCAGGGGCATGGTCTCGGGCACGCGCGGGGCCGGCGTCATGAGGGAGGCCGATGCCACCGGCACCTCGCCGCGGCGCTCGTAGGGCACGGCGATGGCCCGGCGCAGGTGGACGATGCCCTGGACGTCGTCGGCATCGCGGCCGATGATCGGGAAGCGGGAGTGGCCGGTGGCGCGCGCCAGGGCCACCACGTCCTGCGCGCTGGCCTCGGCCTCCAGGGCGTGCAGGCGGCCGCGGTCGGTCATGACATCCACGGCGGTGAGCTCACCCACCCCGATGCTGCGGGTCAGCAGGGTGGCGGTGGAGACATCCAGGGTCCCCTCCTCAGCGCTGTAACGCACCAGGGCGGCCAGCTCGGAGGCCGAGCGAGTG
This genomic interval carries:
- a CDS encoding M23 family metallopeptidase — encoded protein: MAQPMSQGQAAASPAPMTRMARRRMEAAKAQQRPGQTPEGAAASQARSQTRRQASLQAPQTTQTTAPRAPQAAEPQTSQAAEPQIPQAAPQAVDDSSAALSATPAAVPAVPATPAPAGAQDPWTQVAGGWPLGAPDASPTPRPSLRASARQDAPQDDAHAEPAAVAERTEAQPTASQDEDPEYSWPEKGSEPREIRFSRELEEFRRADTVQVPELTRKRRAAREAANRRSRSASRGPSPARPSAGRRGVGVLGRTAVLTVLAVATVIAPVSGYLTNAALASQDSESQAQPRATTRSSSVAAAVLGSDADWDDEGEDALSNVPDAATRARIREAYQNAAKTCSSETGASGDTAAFASAPELFYPMLPDTYTISSEYGYRIHPTLGILKLHAGQDFSAPVGTAIYAVAGGTVTTAGMVDGTGTITIKHEIDGQTWYSSYLHMYEDGIHVKAGDTVTAGQHIAGVGNTGRSSGPHLHFEIRTADDTADESTVEPWGWLQSHKAVELTTDCS
- a CDS encoding hemolysin family protein, with translation MSTPLALIITVALLAGNAFFVGAEFAVTSARRSQLEPLAQAGDARAATSLWALQNVSRMLATAQLGVTLCSTGLGVVAEPAIAHALEPWVHAVGLGEAASHAIAVVIALVIVVYLHVVAGEMVPKNISIASPERAVLWLAPPLVRISRIMGPVINGLNGFANGVLHLVGIETKEEVSATFNAQEVASIVERSTAEGVLEDSTGLLSGALEFSEETAGSVMVPLGELVTLPQDCTPEDVERAVASTGYSRFPLVADPGPQQDGSTGSTAAADQAPAITGYLHLKDVLYAEGQERVLPVPAWRARALVQVSRDDEVEDALAAMQRTGAHLGRVEDHEGRLVGVLFLEDILEELVGEVHDAMQREEHQRRG
- a CDS encoding ABC transporter permease, coding for MISPLTATTAKAPGPRALSSAGPEPARRHRPILAATLLTLILLALVSVCVGSADITVGGLLEGGAQGRDARVLIVSRIPRTAAAALSGAALAMAGALMQLLVRNRFVAPSTTGTVQFAAAGLLAATILTPGAAVGTKMAFGAVAAMAGSAFFLWLLRRLPTHRPDDVVVPLVGIMMAGVVEAATTFVAWRMDLMQSLGAWTSGDLSTIVAGRYELLWGVGLVALITWLAADRLTLAGLGRDHAVGLGLAYDRTMALGLAIVAITSAVTVVVVGALPFLGLVVPNIVSLIVGDNLRRSLPWVAVGGAAMVLACDVVGRLLIRPYEISAGVIMGIVGSLLFLILLLRRTR
- a CDS encoding iron chelate uptake ABC transporter family permease subunit; translated protein: MRPPEALTRGAAPTAAPTTARMHPGVRLLIAVLLVAACAAFLLGYEARSLIAILEIRLPTLLALLIVGWAIAISTVVFQTITANRILTPSIMGLDALYALIQTLVIMMLGGEVLATVSSLTQFAAMTVIMVGASLLLIGPLLRGGREVHVLVLSGIILGTLLRSITVFLQRIMDPNEFLILQDRLFASFNGVSEELLWAGGGIVALVSGALWWRRRTLDVMLLGRPLAVSLGVDYDREMLRAMVAISVLVSVSTAMVGPITFFGLLVAHLAYRLSGSYQHAVILPMAALCAMVTLVGGQAILHHLLAWSTVLSVVIELIGGILLIILLIREGKRL
- a CDS encoding siderophore ABC transporter substrate-binding protein translates to MSTRRYFLSLAAVGAAATLAACSSGESGASASSGASTAPSGETSGSSAPGAASSASAEAVTYPLTVTDGKGEVTIEAEPKKVVVLDITTMDSLVALGLADRVVGIVSGGDSLPMKLGDSYGSAEVVGSFHEPDIEKVASLEPDLVIVGGRAEDSYEAMAEKFTTILMPGGRETAFTERLTGAADLLGSVFGVTAKATEVVDAYKTKAEQVKAKASGIGKGLILMTSGGKISAYGPGSRFGLIHDDLGVAPAIEDVKAATHGDSVSLEAVNQANPDWLFVVDRDAAIGESGQAAKEVLNTELVTSTTAWTKNQVVYLDGQSWYIVGAGLNNAPIMVDEIKTAIKA
- a CDS encoding glycerophosphodiester phosphodiesterase family protein yields the protein MARRGRPAVIPHRGGAREVPENTWTAVEHVARLGLEWMETDLRATADGVVVLAHDEDLLRAAGDPRRIQEVMWAELADLDAGDRRGFVRLSDALAHHPELCFNVDLKESEVVQPALQAVRDADALGRTRFVSFSARRLAMLRRQEPRATTALGVADVMGLMLLSEAAVPLPHTRWGWTRGRVDAVQVPPAYRGVPVVTRRFVAAAHTEGLEVHVWDVNTPEEMHRMAALNVDAIMTDVPTLATKELSGPPRPETAVAAGRPCRP
- a CDS encoding hemolysin family protein, which encodes MMDWLMILVGVVLTIGTGLFVAGEFSLVALDPSTVETRAAAGDKRAVTVRRALSRLSTLLSSAQVGITLTTILLGYTMQAALASLLGDLMSRWMAQSVATGAAVVIALVVVNAFSMVLGELIPKNATLADPMRAAGLVSPFMMGFTTLLKPLIVVLNNTANRILRRMGIEPAEELSGTRSASELAALVRYSAEEGTLDVSTATLLTRSIGVGELTAVDVMTDRGRLHALEAEASAQDVVALARATGHSRFPIIGRDADDVQGIVHLRRAIAVPYERRGEVPVASASLMTPAPRVPETMPLADLLVELRAQGSQMAVVVDEYGGTAGVVTLEDAVEEVVGDVADEHDRRRSGAHLDPSGRWSVPGWMRPDELASRTGIQVPDGGPYETLAGLVMSQLGRIPQVGDTIALDRAVLSVDAMESRRVTRLLVRPLEGESDAHGAQQGAES